One genomic window of Gossypium hirsutum isolate 1008001.06 chromosome D11, Gossypium_hirsutum_v2.1, whole genome shotgun sequence includes the following:
- the LOC107910926 gene encoding uncharacterized protein — translation MVESAVTAILHYQIVYRVHDHTFKLLNQGSEDSLLISVNTIEEPHRVHVPKQIPNQELLKLLPEKWVTNYEQIHQHDQPIRSTKSQIITRVDGTSEIKFDHSHLKQLPTPPIFSTQMMLQPIPSDGSEPGLEAPLIQSFQPNRKPLYFFKDPTGHCPWDINCSCNGCQNAAFDDLDEEIQKTRRKKNRKKST, via the coding sequence ATGGTTGAATCGGCAGTTACAGCGATTCTTCACTATCAGATAGTGTACAGAGTCCATGATCATACGTTCAAGTTATTAAATCAAGGATCTGAAGATTCTCTTCTCATTTCTGTAAATACAATAGAAGAGCCACACCGTGTTCATGTCCCAAAACAAATACCCAATCAGGAGCTGTTAAAGCTTTTGCCAGAAAAATGGGTAACTAACTATGAACAGATCCACCAACATGATCAACCGATCCGTTCCACAAAAAGTCAGATCATCACTAGGGTTGATGGAACTAGTGAGATCAAGTTTGATCATAGTCACTTGAAACAACTCCCAACCCCTCCAATTTTCTCCACCCAGATGATGTTACAACCAATACCCTCTGATGGTTCAGAACCTGGCCTAGAAGCACCACTCATACAAAGCTTCCAGCCAAATAGGAAGCCTTTGTATTTCTTCAAAGATCCTACAGGACATTGTCCTTGGGATATAAATTGTTCCTGTAATGGATGTCAAAATGCAGCATTTGATGATTTAGATGAAGAAATCCAGAAGACTCGCAGGAAGAAAAACCGTAAAAAATcaacttaa